A window from Culex pipiens pallens isolate TS chromosome 3, TS_CPP_V2, whole genome shotgun sequence encodes these proteins:
- the LOC128093630 gene encoding uncharacterized protein LOC128093630, giving the protein MLNRSAWKVFILLALAIGSFGKRGFNLDKPIELSHFRGVIAPTDILCLKFYIGKKTTLPLQVPVLTNIPLSAIKATAWEFNKIGFKMDIQIGGLGATTTILNFHGPEKTKFAIEVECYCTAAPPPPPPVNALAPPAPAPVDPPPLAVNFK; this is encoded by the exons ATGCTGAACCGATCTGCATGGAAAGTGTTTATACTTTTGGCACTGGCCATCGGATCGTTCGGCAAACGTGGATTCAATTTGGATAAACCCATTGAACTGAGCCACTTCAGGGGCGTGATTGCCCCCACCGATATACTgtgtttgaaattttacatCGGCAAGAAGACGACCCTTCCGCTGCAGGTCCCAGTGTTGACCAAt attcctCTGAGTGCCATCAAGGCAACCGCTTGGGAGTTTAACAAAATTGGCTTCAAAATGGACATCCAAATTGGCGGTTTGGGAGCCACAACGACGATTCTTAACTTTCACGGGCCAGAAAAGACAAAGTTCGCCATTGAGGTGGAGTGTTACTGCACTGCTGCAccaccgccgccaccaccagTGAATGCACTGGCTCCACCAGCTCCGGCTCCAGTTGATCCACCACCACTAGCagttaatttcaaataa